The Xenopus tropicalis strain Nigerian chromosome 2, UCB_Xtro_10.0, whole genome shotgun sequence genome window below encodes:
- the grtp1 gene encoding growth hormone-regulated TBC protein 1 has translation MDEANETAQDSVPRIDGYGFVRPAEFDYAFYEEFIARYHVVLTRRAIKWSKLLQQSAAVEKNMKVKRYIRKGIPNEHRSHVWMVVSGAQAQMDMNTGYFRRMFTEGEKNPKLLDLVITDLNRTFPDNVLFQKNANPSLQKDLYNVLVAYGQHNKTVGYCQGMNFIAGYLILVTKDEEKAFWLMDALIGQILPDYYSPAMTGLKTDQEVLGDLVKKKIPSVAQLIETHGVMWTLLVSRWFICLFIDILPVETVLRIWDCLFFEGSKVIFRVALTLIKQSQASIMEARNFPDICDKFKEITKGEFVTDCHYFMQKIFAEPGSLSKTTIDKLREKQRLKLISEEK, from the exons ATGGATGAAGCGAATGAGACTGCACAGGACTCCGTACCCAG AATTGATGGGTATGGATTTGTAAGACCAGCAGAATTTGACTATGCATTTTATGAAGAGTTCATTGCCAGATATCATGTGGTCCTTACGAGGAGAGCAATAAAATGGTCTAAACTTCTTCAGCAGTCAGCAGCGGTAGAGAAAAATATGAAAG tGAAGAGGTACATAAGGAAAGGCATCCCTAATGAGCATCGCTCTCACGTGTGGATGGTCGTGAGTGGCGCTCAGGCCCAAATGGACATGAATACAGGCTATTTTCGACGTATGTTTacagagggagaaaaaaatccaaagttGCTGGATCTTGTTATTACAG ATCTCAATCGAACATTTCCTGACAATGTCCTGTTTCAGAAAAATGCGAACCCTTCTTTGCAAAAAGACTTGTACAATGTGTTGGTGGCTTATGGGCAGCATAATAAAACTGTGGGCTATTGTCAG GGCATGAATTTTATAGCTGGATATCTGATTCTGGTGACAAAAGACGAGGAGAAAGCATTTTGGTTGATGGATGCTCTCATTGGACAAATTTTGCCAG ATTACTACAGCCCCGCAATGACTGGACTGAAAACTGACCAGGAGGTTCTGGGGGATCTAGTGAAAAAGAAGATACCATCAGTGGCACAATTGATAGAAACTCATGGGGTGATGTGGACCTTATTGGTTTCCCGCTGGTTTATTTGCTTGTTCATTGACATCCTTCCTGTAGAG ACGGTTTTGAGAATATGGGACTGTTTGTTCTTCGAAGGATCAAAAGTTATCTTCCGTGTGGCCTTAACACTAATCAAACAATCTCAAGCTTCCATAATGGAAGCAAGAAACTTTCCAGATATCTGCGATAAATTTAAAGAGATCACAAAGGGGGAGTTTGTTACAGATTGTCACTATTTTATGCAG AAAATCTTTGCGGAACCTGGCAGCTTATCCAAAACTACCATTGACAAGCTGAGAGAGAAGCAGAGACTCAAGTTGATCAGTGAGGAGAAGTGA
- the grtp1 gene encoding growth hormone-regulated TBC protein 1 isoform X1 — protein MKRMRLHRTPYPVKRYIRKGIPNEHRSHVWMVVSGAQAQMDMNTGYFRRMFTEGEKNPKLLDLVITDLNRTFPDNVLFQKNANPSLQKDLYNVLVAYGQHNKTVGYCQGMNFIAGYLILVTKDEEKAFWLMDALIGQILPDYYSPAMTGLKTDQEVLGDLVKKKIPSVAQLIETHGVMWTLLVSRWFICLFIDILPVETVLRIWDCLFFEGSKVIFRVALTLIKQSQASIMEARNFPDICDKFKEITKGEFVTDCHYFMQKIFAEPGSLSKTTIDKLREKQRLKLISEEK, from the exons ATGAAGCGAATGAGACTGCACAGGACTCCGTACCCAG tGAAGAGGTACATAAGGAAAGGCATCCCTAATGAGCATCGCTCTCACGTGTGGATGGTCGTGAGTGGCGCTCAGGCCCAAATGGACATGAATACAGGCTATTTTCGACGTATGTTTacagagggagaaaaaaatccaaagttGCTGGATCTTGTTATTACAG ATCTCAATCGAACATTTCCTGACAATGTCCTGTTTCAGAAAAATGCGAACCCTTCTTTGCAAAAAGACTTGTACAATGTGTTGGTGGCTTATGGGCAGCATAATAAAACTGTGGGCTATTGTCAG GGCATGAATTTTATAGCTGGATATCTGATTCTGGTGACAAAAGACGAGGAGAAAGCATTTTGGTTGATGGATGCTCTCATTGGACAAATTTTGCCAG ATTACTACAGCCCCGCAATGACTGGACTGAAAACTGACCAGGAGGTTCTGGGGGATCTAGTGAAAAAGAAGATACCATCAGTGGCACAATTGATAGAAACTCATGGGGTGATGTGGACCTTATTGGTTTCCCGCTGGTTTATTTGCTTGTTCATTGACATCCTTCCTGTAGAG ACGGTTTTGAGAATATGGGACTGTTTGTTCTTCGAAGGATCAAAAGTTATCTTCCGTGTGGCCTTAACACTAATCAAACAATCTCAAGCTTCCATAATGGAAGCAAGAAACTTTCCAGATATCTGCGATAAATTTAAAGAGATCACAAAGGGGGAGTTTGTTACAGATTGTCACTATTTTATGCAG AAAATCTTTGCGGAACCTGGCAGCTTATCCAAAACTACCATTGACAAGCTGAGAGAGAAGCAGAGACTCAAGTTGATCAGTGAGGAGAAGTGA
- the lamp1 gene encoding lysosome-associated membrane glycoprotein 1 isoform X1 yields MTRRVESDTAKSSWRQVKVPVFGVAVLLLVGFVPIAAAVPFEVKDKTSITCILADLSINFTVPYSKASKTELATFVLPSNAVADVNKSSCGDVNNTVPVLAIQFGSGHSLNITFGRTNTKYQVAELVMSYNLSDKILFPDASENGTKTVSTNNTAVSAENGTVYKCINPHLIRMDNVSATFHDIQLEAYLKQGNFSQKVSTCSEDVTPTSAPTPAPTPTHAPAPPSDPPVVQYVVNGSSGPCLLAKVGLQMNVTYITKDGKNGTYVFNIDSKGVAVDGNCTNTTASLFLSSGSVHLTFNFTLNNSLDVFYLDGVSLNTDLPADANDTRSFHAENSSLNYMQTNAHKSFKCNSKQPLQITSNFTVNTYNLQVQAFNIDGTKFATPVECSLDENGMLVPIVVGAALAGLVLIVLIAYLIGRKRSHAGYQTI; encoded by the exons GTTTTGTTCCGATTGCTGCTGCTGTTCCATTTGAAGTAAAAGATAAAACAAGTATAACATGCATATTGGCTGATTTGTCCATCAATTTTACTGTGCCATACAGCAAAGCTTCAAAAACG GAACTGGCTACATTTGTGTTGCCATCGAATGCCGTTGCAGATGTTAACAAAAGCTCTTGTGGTGATGTAAATAACACTGTGCCAGTTTTAGCTATTCAGTTTGGATCTGGTCACTCACTGAATATTACTTTTGGAAGGACCAATACAAAGTATCAAGTTGCTGAACTGGTTATGTCCTACAATTTGTCTGACAAAATCTTATTCCCAGATGCATCTGAGAACG GAACCAAAACTGTATCCACAAACAATACTGCCGTATCAGCTGAGAATGGCACTGTGTACAAATGCATTAATCCACATCTTATTAGAATGGATAATGTCAGTGCAACATTTCATGATATACAGCTTGAAGCATACCTAAAGCAGGGTAACTTCAGTCAGAAAG TAAGCACATGCAGTGAGGATGTTACCCCTACATCAGCCCCAACCCCTGCACCAACACCAACCCATGCACCAGCACCACCTTCAGATCCCCCTGTGGTGCAGTATGTGGTAAATGGAAGCTCAGGACCTTGCCTTTTGGCTAAAGTGGGCTTGCAGATGAATGTCACTTACATCACTAAAGATGGCAAG AATGGAACTTACGTGTTTAATATCGATTCAAAAGGTGTGGCTGTTGATGGAAACTGCACTAATACAACCGCATCCCTATTTCTCTCTTCTGGTTCAGTGCATCTTACATTTAATTTTACCTTG AATAACAGCCTGGATGTGTTTTACCTTGATGGCGTGAGCTTAAACACAGACTTGCCTGCAGACGCCAATG ATACACGTAGTTTTCATGCAGAGAACAGCAGCCTGAATTACATGCAGACTAATGCGCATAAATCCTTCAAGTGCAACTCCAAGCAGCCTCTCCAGATCACAAGCAATTTTACTGTTAACACATACAATCTTCAAGTCCAGGCTTTTAATATCGATGGCACCAAGTTTGCAACTC CTGTAGAATGCTCTCTGGATGAAAATGGGATGCTGGTGCCCATTGTGGTGGGAGCTGCTCTCGCTGGACTTGTTTTAATTGTTCTCATTGCTTATCTGATTGGCCGAAAGAGAAGTCATGCTGGATATCAAACAATATAA
- the lamp1 gene encoding lysosome-associated membrane glycoprotein 1 translates to MTRRVESDTAKSSWRQVKVPVFGVAVLLLVGFVPIAAAVPFEVKDKTSITCILADLSINFTVPYSKASKTELATFVLPSNAVADVNKSSCGDVNNTVPVLAIQFGSGHSLNITFGRTNTKYQVAELVMSYNLSDKILFPDASENGTKTVSTNNTAVSAENGTVYKCINPHLIRMDNVSATFHDIQLEAYLKQGNFSQKVSTCSEDVTPTSAPTPAPTPTHAPAPPSDPPVVQYVVNGSSGPCLLAKVGLQMNVTYITKDGKNGTYVFNIDSKGVAVDGNCTNTTASLFLSSGSVHLTFNFTLVSTLGHNRNLRSPRTFPFLTLLIKQNSL, encoded by the exons GTTTTGTTCCGATTGCTGCTGCTGTTCCATTTGAAGTAAAAGATAAAACAAGTATAACATGCATATTGGCTGATTTGTCCATCAATTTTACTGTGCCATACAGCAAAGCTTCAAAAACG GAACTGGCTACATTTGTGTTGCCATCGAATGCCGTTGCAGATGTTAACAAAAGCTCTTGTGGTGATGTAAATAACACTGTGCCAGTTTTAGCTATTCAGTTTGGATCTGGTCACTCACTGAATATTACTTTTGGAAGGACCAATACAAAGTATCAAGTTGCTGAACTGGTTATGTCCTACAATTTGTCTGACAAAATCTTATTCCCAGATGCATCTGAGAACG GAACCAAAACTGTATCCACAAACAATACTGCCGTATCAGCTGAGAATGGCACTGTGTACAAATGCATTAATCCACATCTTATTAGAATGGATAATGTCAGTGCAACATTTCATGATATACAGCTTGAAGCATACCTAAAGCAGGGTAACTTCAGTCAGAAAG TAAGCACATGCAGTGAGGATGTTACCCCTACATCAGCCCCAACCCCTGCACCAACACCAACCCATGCACCAGCACCACCTTCAGATCCCCCTGTGGTGCAGTATGTGGTAAATGGAAGCTCAGGACCTTGCCTTTTGGCTAAAGTGGGCTTGCAGATGAATGTCACTTACATCACTAAAGATGGCAAG AATGGAACTTACGTGTTTAATATCGATTCAAAAGGTGTGGCTGTTGATGGAAACTGCACTAATACAACCGCATCCCTATTTCTCTCTTCTGGTTCAGTGCATCTTACATTTAATTTTACCTTGGTGAGTACATTGGGGCACAACAGAAACTTGAGATCTCCACGTACCTTTCCATTTCTTACGttactaataaaacagaacaGTCTGTAA